From Amphiura filiformis chromosome 20, Afil_fr2py, whole genome shotgun sequence, a single genomic window includes:
- the LOC140142442 gene encoding uncharacterized protein isoform X1: MSAINPKSIPSTSGEQQDGKMEGESSHRTEVFDAEAVISTLEEQQDDKIQEPSLMTEPFKLEPTPSTSGEQQDGNIQEETFHTFKTEPVNSEGAASTSEGDQQYSQIDEETLHGKQPVNPEAGLVSDGAHQYSRIEDSSLTNEPVPEMSGNTIPSDIGPIPLTLSHAQPLIPHDYEAGAQEPSLEPQVETLPKKRRGRPSKTPEERKEQRRLYEIKRREKGEKKKTIKLDVDIHNRLCELKMRLRVDSFRDILFILLESFELTMMTSEDSAAMIKQEPGTEPRAINEVGTEPGTEPRATTEIETGAQSEMSIAMPSKQKRPKRMFTEAEREQRKQRSREFRSRRKLTDPNWCEKEAARTTKYYASKSQRTPEQWDAYKQSKRECMVRHRSRKMAAASSAEAMLDGMSAVVSETMSDTRDFVDLPITQTALGETWKQDDSQDHTLSENTESSQIGSVCAASATTPISKYKHQKKSKDSVEYEPSASVSKKIKLQKVKCERTRTEEIMDEIRERAMQRDKSKQQDMPIIKTEPGDDEVDEMERNEEEEEEDFDYDLWEDDEPSAEDDPFGADYDPSADYDPAEDFNSDDSDYKPHSKKKDSQKKTTIPKITLKKADGKKTSAKKTTQHKAEKKEKKPKQPVVPTVNWRLLPSKLKCRVCNVMCTELIEMRQHILEVHSQQTVPKPKCQKDQLVKAKMMGEVDPSLTISDIEVSKLSKVVRLCPYCNEYIPEIYPLIGKHMDSHAPKNTICELCGEGFKNTNKLQNHQRACKTRADAKNKVKCPICSKLLSSKMVMHNHVRLTHTEKGKRYICEICGKELRRGGTLSNHMATHFTVKPYECPECGKGFAQKSNMQYHRRVHTGEKPYKCDLCSEAFAHNVSLKTHKKKMHGIDMWATSDQTL; this comes from the exons ATGTCTGCTATCAATCCCAAATCAATACCATCCACATCAGGAGAACAACAAGATGGAAAAATGGAGGGAGAATCTTCACATAGGACAGAAGTGTTTGATGCAGAAGCAGTGATATCCACATTAGAAGAACAACAAGATGACAAAATCCAAGAACCATCACTAATGACAGAGCCTTTCAAACTGGAACCAACACCATCCACATCAGGAGAACAGCAAGATGGCAACATCCAAGAAGAAACATTTCATACCTTTAAGACTGAGCCTGTAAACTCAGAAGGGGCAGCATCCACATCAGAAGGAGATCAGCAATATAGTCAAATTGATGAAGAAACATTACATGGGAAACAGCCTGTCAATCCAGAAGCAGGTTTGGTATCAGATGGAGCTCATCAATATAGCAGAATTGAAGATTCGTCACTTACGAATGAGCCTGTACCT GAAATGAGCGGTAACACAATTCCCAGCGATATTGGACCAATACCATTAACACTGTCACATGCACAGCCTCTAATACCACATGATTATGAAGCAGGTGCACAAGAACCTAGCCTTGAGCCTCAAGTTGAGACACTTCCTAAGAAACGCAGAGGACGTCCTTCTAAGACTCCAGAAGAAAGGAAAGAACAAAGGCGATTGTATGAAATAAAGAGAAgggagaaaggagagaaaaaaaagacCATTAAATTAGATGTTGACATTCATAACCGACTGTGTGAACTTAAAATGAGATTGAGAGTAGATTCCTTCCGGGATATTCTCTTTATTCTTCTTGAAAG ttttgaatTGACCATGATGACATCTGAAGACTCTGCCGCTATGATAAAGCAGGAGCCGGGAACAGAACCTAGAGCTATAAATGAAGTAGGAACAGAGCCGGGAACAGAACCTAGGGCTACAACTGAAATAGAAACAGGCGCACAGTCAGAAATGAG TATCGCTATGCCCTCAAAACAGAAACGTCCGAAACGCATGTTTACTGAAGCAGAGAGGGAACAGCGCAAGCAAAGAAGTCGGGAGTTTAGATCCAGACGGAAATTGACAGATCCAAATTGGTGTGAAAAGGAAGCAGCTCGTACCACT AAATACTATGCTTCTAAAAGTCAGCGTACACCAGAACAGTGGGATGCGTACAAGCAGTCCAAACGAGAGTGTATGGTCCGGCATCGTAGCAGGAAAATGGCAGCAGCATCTAGCGCTGAAGCAATGTTGGATGGAATGAGTGCGGTTGTATCGGAGACGATGTCTGATACAAG GGATTTTGTTGATCTACCAATTACCCAGACAGCTCTTGGAGAAACGTGGAAGCAGGATGATTCACAAGATCACAC ACTATCTGAAAATACAGAATCTTCGCAAATAGGTTCTGTGTGTGCTGCATCAGCAACAACTCCAATCTCCAAATATAAGCATCAGAAGAAGAGCAAAGACAGTGTAGAATATGAACCAAGTGCTAGTGTATCAAAAAAGATCAAACTACAAAAAGTGAAGTGTGAAAGAACAAGAACAGAGGAAATTATGGATGAAATACGAGAAAGAGCAATGCAAAGAGACAAATCAAAGCAACAAGATATGCCTATTATAAAAACAGAACCAGGAGATGATGAAGTGGACGAAATGGAGAGAaatgaggaagaggaggaggaggattttgATTATGATCTATGGGAAGATGATGAACCATCAGCAGAAGATGATCCGTTTGGTGCAGATTATGATCCTTCCGCTGATTATGATCCGGCAGAAGATTTTAATAGCGATGACTCGGACTATAAG CCTCACTCAAAAAAAAAAGACAGCCAGAAGAAGACTACTATACCAAAAAT CACCTTGAAAAAGGCAGATGGTAAGAAGACAAGCGCCAAGAAAACAACTCAACACAAagctgaaaagaaagaaaagaagccaAAGCAGCCTGTTGTTCCCACGGTTAATTGGAGGTTGTTGCCATCTAAACTCAAATGTCGGGTGTGCAATGTAATGTGCACTGAACTCATAGAAATGAGGCAACACATACTAGAAGTACACAGTCAGCAGACAGTGCCAAAACCAAAATGTCAAAAAGATCAACTGGTGAAAGCTAAAATGATGGGAGAAGTGGACCCATCCCTAACCATCAGTGACATAGAAGTTTCTAAGCTATCAAAGGTGGTGAGACTCTGTCCTTATTGCAATGAATACATTCCTGAAATTTATCCTTTAATTGGAAAACATATGGACAGTCATGCGCCGAAAAATACTATCTGTGAACTGTGTGGAGAGGGTTTCAAGAATACCAATAAACTTCAGAACCACCAGAGAGCATGTAAGACCAGAGCAGATGCTAAGAACAAGGTAAAATGTCCCATTTGTAGCAAATTGCTTTCTTCAAAAATGGTGATGCACAACCATGTGAGACTGACACACACAGAAAAGGGTAAACGGTATATATGCGAAATTTGCGGAAAGGAACTACGTAGAGGAGGGACTTTAAGCAATCACATGGCCACGCATTTTACTGTTAAACCGTACGAGTGTCCGGAGTGCGGAAAGGGATTTGCGCAAAAATCCAACATGCAATACCACCGAAGagttcacacaggagagaaaccgtaCAAATGTGATTTGTGCTCGGAAGCATTTGCTCATAATGTGAGCTTGAAAACGCACAAGAAAAAGATGCATGGAATTGATATGTGGGCAACCAGTGACCAGACTCTCTGA
- the LOC140142442 gene encoding uncharacterized protein isoform X2: MSAINPKSIPSTSGEQQDGKMEGESSHRTEVFDAEAVISTLEEQQDDKIQEPSLMTEPFKLEPTPSTSGEQQDGNIQEETFHTFKTEPVNSEGAASTSEGDQQYSQIDEETLHGKQPVNPEAGLVSDGAHQYSRIEDSSLTNEPVPEMSGNTIPSDIGPIPLTLSHAQPLIPHDYEAGAQEPSLEPQVETLPKKRRGRPSKTPEERKEQRRLYEIKRREKGEKKKTIKLDVDIHNRLCELKMRLRVDSFRDILFILLESFELTMMTSEDSAAMIKQEPGTEPRAINEVGTEPGTEPRATTEIETGAQSEMRDFVDLPITQTALGETWKQDDSQDHTLSENTESSQIGSVCAASATTPISKYKHQKKSKDSVEYEPSASVSKKIKLQKVKCERTRTEEIMDEIRERAMQRDKSKQQDMPIIKTEPGDDEVDEMERNEEEEEEDFDYDLWEDDEPSAEDDPFGADYDPSADYDPAEDFNSDDSDYKPHSKKKDSQKKTTIPKITLKKADGKKTSAKKTTQHKAEKKEKKPKQPVVPTVNWRLLPSKLKCRVCNVMCTELIEMRQHILEVHSQQTVPKPKCQKDQLVKAKMMGEVDPSLTISDIEVSKLSKVVRLCPYCNEYIPEIYPLIGKHMDSHAPKNTICELCGEGFKNTNKLQNHQRACKTRADAKNKVKCPICSKLLSSKMVMHNHVRLTHTEKGKRYICEICGKELRRGGTLSNHMATHFTVKPYECPECGKGFAQKSNMQYHRRVHTGEKPYKCDLCSEAFAHNVSLKTHKKKMHGIDMWATSDQTL, translated from the exons ATGTCTGCTATCAATCCCAAATCAATACCATCCACATCAGGAGAACAACAAGATGGAAAAATGGAGGGAGAATCTTCACATAGGACAGAAGTGTTTGATGCAGAAGCAGTGATATCCACATTAGAAGAACAACAAGATGACAAAATCCAAGAACCATCACTAATGACAGAGCCTTTCAAACTGGAACCAACACCATCCACATCAGGAGAACAGCAAGATGGCAACATCCAAGAAGAAACATTTCATACCTTTAAGACTGAGCCTGTAAACTCAGAAGGGGCAGCATCCACATCAGAAGGAGATCAGCAATATAGTCAAATTGATGAAGAAACATTACATGGGAAACAGCCTGTCAATCCAGAAGCAGGTTTGGTATCAGATGGAGCTCATCAATATAGCAGAATTGAAGATTCGTCACTTACGAATGAGCCTGTACCT GAAATGAGCGGTAACACAATTCCCAGCGATATTGGACCAATACCATTAACACTGTCACATGCACAGCCTCTAATACCACATGATTATGAAGCAGGTGCACAAGAACCTAGCCTTGAGCCTCAAGTTGAGACACTTCCTAAGAAACGCAGAGGACGTCCTTCTAAGACTCCAGAAGAAAGGAAAGAACAAAGGCGATTGTATGAAATAAAGAGAAgggagaaaggagagaaaaaaaagacCATTAAATTAGATGTTGACATTCATAACCGACTGTGTGAACTTAAAATGAGATTGAGAGTAGATTCCTTCCGGGATATTCTCTTTATTCTTCTTGAAAG ttttgaatTGACCATGATGACATCTGAAGACTCTGCCGCTATGATAAAGCAGGAGCCGGGAACAGAACCTAGAGCTATAAATGAAGTAGGAACAGAGCCGGGAACAGAACCTAGGGCTACAACTGAAATAGAAACAGGCGCACAGTCAGAAATGAG GGATTTTGTTGATCTACCAATTACCCAGACAGCTCTTGGAGAAACGTGGAAGCAGGATGATTCACAAGATCACAC ACTATCTGAAAATACAGAATCTTCGCAAATAGGTTCTGTGTGTGCTGCATCAGCAACAACTCCAATCTCCAAATATAAGCATCAGAAGAAGAGCAAAGACAGTGTAGAATATGAACCAAGTGCTAGTGTATCAAAAAAGATCAAACTACAAAAAGTGAAGTGTGAAAGAACAAGAACAGAGGAAATTATGGATGAAATACGAGAAAGAGCAATGCAAAGAGACAAATCAAAGCAACAAGATATGCCTATTATAAAAACAGAACCAGGAGATGATGAAGTGGACGAAATGGAGAGAaatgaggaagaggaggaggaggattttgATTATGATCTATGGGAAGATGATGAACCATCAGCAGAAGATGATCCGTTTGGTGCAGATTATGATCCTTCCGCTGATTATGATCCGGCAGAAGATTTTAATAGCGATGACTCGGACTATAAG CCTCACTCAAAAAAAAAAGACAGCCAGAAGAAGACTACTATACCAAAAAT CACCTTGAAAAAGGCAGATGGTAAGAAGACAAGCGCCAAGAAAACAACTCAACACAAagctgaaaagaaagaaaagaagccaAAGCAGCCTGTTGTTCCCACGGTTAATTGGAGGTTGTTGCCATCTAAACTCAAATGTCGGGTGTGCAATGTAATGTGCACTGAACTCATAGAAATGAGGCAACACATACTAGAAGTACACAGTCAGCAGACAGTGCCAAAACCAAAATGTCAAAAAGATCAACTGGTGAAAGCTAAAATGATGGGAGAAGTGGACCCATCCCTAACCATCAGTGACATAGAAGTTTCTAAGCTATCAAAGGTGGTGAGACTCTGTCCTTATTGCAATGAATACATTCCTGAAATTTATCCTTTAATTGGAAAACATATGGACAGTCATGCGCCGAAAAATACTATCTGTGAACTGTGTGGAGAGGGTTTCAAGAATACCAATAAACTTCAGAACCACCAGAGAGCATGTAAGACCAGAGCAGATGCTAAGAACAAGGTAAAATGTCCCATTTGTAGCAAATTGCTTTCTTCAAAAATGGTGATGCACAACCATGTGAGACTGACACACACAGAAAAGGGTAAACGGTATATATGCGAAATTTGCGGAAAGGAACTACGTAGAGGAGGGACTTTAAGCAATCACATGGCCACGCATTTTACTGTTAAACCGTACGAGTGTCCGGAGTGCGGAAAGGGATTTGCGCAAAAATCCAACATGCAATACCACCGAAGagttcacacaggagagaaaccgtaCAAATGTGATTTGTGCTCGGAAGCATTTGCTCATAATGTGAGCTTGAAAACGCACAAGAAAAAGATGCATGGAATTGATATGTGGGCAACCAGTGACCAGACTCTCTGA
- the LOC140142442 gene encoding uncharacterized protein isoform X3 has product MSAINPKSIPSTSGEQQDGKMEGESSHRTEVFDAEAVISTLEEQQDDKIQEPSLMTEPFKLEPTPSTSGEQQDGNIQEETFHTFKTEPVNSEGAASTSEGDQQYSQIDEETLHGKQPVNPEAGLVSDGAHQYSRIEDSSLTNEPVPEMSGNTIPSDIGPIPLTLSHAQPLIPHDYEAGAQEPSLEPQVETLPKKRRGRPSKTPEERKEQRRLYEIKRREKGEKKKTIKLDVDIHNRLCELKMRLRVDSFRDILFILLESFELTMMTSEDSAAMIKQEPGTEPRAINEVGTEPGTEPRATTEIETGAQSEMSIAMPSKQKRPKRMFTEAEREQRKQRSREFRSRRKLTDPNWCEKEAARTTKYYASKSQRTPEQWDAYKQSKRECMVRHRSRKMAAASSAEAMLDGMSAVVSETMSDTRDFVDLPITQTALGETWKQDDSQDHTLSENTESSQIGSVCAASATTPISKYKHQKKSKDSVEYEPSASVSKKIKLQKVKCERTRTEEIMDEIRERAMQRDKSKQQDMPIIKTEPGDDEVDEMERNEEEEEEDFDYDLWEDDEPSAEDDPFGADYDPSADYDPAEDFNSDDSDYKPHSKKKDSQKKTTIPKIKTGRNSAEKQKRYRERKKQDTAWRLKEANRVRRYYVSSCELPAEEAERRRARVLLAQQKSRSKKKLEMAVQETPIAKSNISTAVINSGDS; this is encoded by the exons ATGTCTGCTATCAATCCCAAATCAATACCATCCACATCAGGAGAACAACAAGATGGAAAAATGGAGGGAGAATCTTCACATAGGACAGAAGTGTTTGATGCAGAAGCAGTGATATCCACATTAGAAGAACAACAAGATGACAAAATCCAAGAACCATCACTAATGACAGAGCCTTTCAAACTGGAACCAACACCATCCACATCAGGAGAACAGCAAGATGGCAACATCCAAGAAGAAACATTTCATACCTTTAAGACTGAGCCTGTAAACTCAGAAGGGGCAGCATCCACATCAGAAGGAGATCAGCAATATAGTCAAATTGATGAAGAAACATTACATGGGAAACAGCCTGTCAATCCAGAAGCAGGTTTGGTATCAGATGGAGCTCATCAATATAGCAGAATTGAAGATTCGTCACTTACGAATGAGCCTGTACCT GAAATGAGCGGTAACACAATTCCCAGCGATATTGGACCAATACCATTAACACTGTCACATGCACAGCCTCTAATACCACATGATTATGAAGCAGGTGCACAAGAACCTAGCCTTGAGCCTCAAGTTGAGACACTTCCTAAGAAACGCAGAGGACGTCCTTCTAAGACTCCAGAAGAAAGGAAAGAACAAAGGCGATTGTATGAAATAAAGAGAAgggagaaaggagagaaaaaaaagacCATTAAATTAGATGTTGACATTCATAACCGACTGTGTGAACTTAAAATGAGATTGAGAGTAGATTCCTTCCGGGATATTCTCTTTATTCTTCTTGAAAG ttttgaatTGACCATGATGACATCTGAAGACTCTGCCGCTATGATAAAGCAGGAGCCGGGAACAGAACCTAGAGCTATAAATGAAGTAGGAACAGAGCCGGGAACAGAACCTAGGGCTACAACTGAAATAGAAACAGGCGCACAGTCAGAAATGAG TATCGCTATGCCCTCAAAACAGAAACGTCCGAAACGCATGTTTACTGAAGCAGAGAGGGAACAGCGCAAGCAAAGAAGTCGGGAGTTTAGATCCAGACGGAAATTGACAGATCCAAATTGGTGTGAAAAGGAAGCAGCTCGTACCACT AAATACTATGCTTCTAAAAGTCAGCGTACACCAGAACAGTGGGATGCGTACAAGCAGTCCAAACGAGAGTGTATGGTCCGGCATCGTAGCAGGAAAATGGCAGCAGCATCTAGCGCTGAAGCAATGTTGGATGGAATGAGTGCGGTTGTATCGGAGACGATGTCTGATACAAG GGATTTTGTTGATCTACCAATTACCCAGACAGCTCTTGGAGAAACGTGGAAGCAGGATGATTCACAAGATCACAC ACTATCTGAAAATACAGAATCTTCGCAAATAGGTTCTGTGTGTGCTGCATCAGCAACAACTCCAATCTCCAAATATAAGCATCAGAAGAAGAGCAAAGACAGTGTAGAATATGAACCAAGTGCTAGTGTATCAAAAAAGATCAAACTACAAAAAGTGAAGTGTGAAAGAACAAGAACAGAGGAAATTATGGATGAAATACGAGAAAGAGCAATGCAAAGAGACAAATCAAAGCAACAAGATATGCCTATTATAAAAACAGAACCAGGAGATGATGAAGTGGACGAAATGGAGAGAaatgaggaagaggaggaggaggattttgATTATGATCTATGGGAAGATGATGAACCATCAGCAGAAGATGATCCGTTTGGTGCAGATTATGATCCTTCCGCTGATTATGATCCGGCAGAAGATTTTAATAGCGATGACTCGGACTATAAG CCTCACTCAAAAAAAAAAGACAGCCAGAAGAAGACTACTATACCAAAAAT TAAGACTGGCCGTAATAGCGCAGAGAAGCAAAAGAGATATCGGGAACGAAAAAAACAGGATACTGCTTGGAGACTGAAAGAAGCAAATCGAGTTAGGCGCTATTATGTATCATCTTGCGAGCTCCCAGCAGAGGAAGCAGAGAGGAGGAGGGCAAGAGTTCTTCTCGCACAGCAAAAGAGTAGAAGTAAGAAAAAATTAGAAATGGCAGTGCAGGAGACGCCTATTGCAAAGTCTAATATATCTACAGCTGTTATCAACTCAGGAGATTCATGA